Proteins from one Panicum virgatum strain AP13 chromosome 7K, P.virgatum_v5, whole genome shotgun sequence genomic window:
- the LOC120641399 gene encoding uncharacterized protein LOC120641399 isoform X2 produces the protein MPPKSRRGGAAAARKAPATRGRVGRPQAAAEEAPLVEEVKEAPAEEVKVAEEAQKMVEELKRQPSAPPLSQQPEVEEKGSDATANGANHAEDEGAVKETYEEEDKGERLEFEDEPEYEEEAAVDYEEKDLEHYEEQYEDGDEEVEYTEDVVEVETDMADEELDEGGDDGEGEGYENADEEHHVDVDNEEHSEMVKEHRKRKEFEVFVGGLDKDATENDLRKVFGEVGDITEVRLMMNPVTKKNKGFAFLRYATVEQARRAVSELKNPLVRGKQCGVAPSHDNDTLFVGNICKTWTKEHLKDKLKSYGVENFDDLLLVEDSNNPGMNRGYALLEFSTRPEAMDAFRILQKRDVVFGVDRSAKVSFADSYPKVDDEIMAQVKTVFIDGLSPSWDEDRVKKYLKKYGAIEQVELARNMPAAKRKDFGFVTFDTHDNAVACAEGINNCEIGEGDHKAKVRARLSRPLQRPPRMKHGLRGNFRVGHGASRGDRLPYARPPPPRRPPPRLVRPAVGRLPPIRSHPLKRPVDIRDRRPVMSMPDRARRLPPPERSYDRRPPAPVYPKRSPRREYVRRDELPPPRSRAALDYSPRVPVDRRPTFRDDYSPQGSGYSDLGPRSAPRLSDRRAYPDDSYGGKFDRPLLAYRESRGRDYDTISGSKRPYADMDDVPRYQDISVRQSKARLNYDVGGSSARYGDTYSERPGRSHVGYSGSRSISGHDSAYGSSRHGVSYGGSASGGDATGMYSSGYSGSYASRGSDVGGSSYSSLYTSGRSLGSGNGGYYGGSGSGSYY, from the exons ATGCCGCCGAAGTCTAGgagaggcggcgccgccgcggcgaggaaGGCGCCGGCAACGAGGGGGCGGGTTGGGAGGCCGCAGGCTGCTGCGGAGGAGGCGCCGCTCGtggaggaggtgaaggaggCGCCCGCCGAGGAGGTGAAGGTCGCCGAGGAAGCCCAGAAGATGGTCGAGGAGCTGAAGCGCCAGccatcggcgccgccgctgtcgcaacagccggaggtggaggagaaAGGCTCCGATGCCACAGCCAACGGTGCCAACCACGCGGAAG ATGAGGGAGCTGTGAAAGAAACATATGAAGAAGAGGACAAAGGTGAACGACTAGAGTTTGAGGACGAACCAGAATACGAAGAGGAGGCTGCTGTGGACTACGAGGAGAAAGATTTGGAGCATTATGAAGAACAATATGAGGATGGTGATGAAGAGGTGGAGTATACTGAAGATGTGGTTGAAGTGGAGACTGATATGGCTGATGAGGAACTTGATGAAGGTGGCGATGATGGCGAAGGGGAAGGATATGAAAATGCTGATGAAGAACATCATGTGGATGTGGATAACGAAGAGCATAGTGAAATGGTCAAAGAGCACCGCAAGCGGAAGGAGTTTGAAGTTTTTGTTGGTGGGCTAGATAAAGATGCAACAGAAAATGACCTTAGGAAGGTTTTTGGTGAAGTTGGTGATATAACTGAAGTTCGCCTCATGATGAATCCTGtcacaaagaagaacaaaggcTTTGCCTTCCTGCGATATGCAACTGTGGAGCAAGCAAGGCGTGCTGTTTCAGAGCTAAAGAATCCACTG GTGCGGGGTAAACAGTGCGGTGTTGCACCAAGTCATGATAATGATACACTCTTCGTTGGCAATATCTGCAAAACATGGACAAAAGAACAT TTGAAGGACAAACTGAAGAGTTATGGAGTTGAGAATTTTGATGATTTACTACTGGTAGAGGATAGCAATAATCCAGGAATGAATCGTGGCTATGCTTTGCTCGAGTTTTCTACTCGACCTGAAGCAATGGATGCTTTCAGGATATTGCAGAAAAGGGATGTGGTTTTTGGAGTTGATCGTAGTGCAAAGGTTTCCTTTGCTGATTCCTACCCCAAAGTTGACGATGAAATAATGGCACAG GTCAAAACTGTATTTATTGATGGCCTTTCTCCCTCATGGGATGAAGACCGAGTTAAGAAATATCTCAAAAAATATGGAGCTATTGAGCAAGTGGAACTTGCTCGAAATATGCCGGCTGCCAAGAGAAAGGATTTTGGGTTTGTTACCTTTGATACTCATGATAATGCTGTTGCATGTGCCGAAGGGATAAACAATTGTGAGATTGGTGAAGGTGATCACAAG GCAAAAGTAAGAGCTAGATTGTCACGACCCCTACAGCGGCCTCCTAGAATGAAGCATGGGTTAAGAGGAAATTTTAGAGTTGGGCATGGTGCTTCCCGAGGTGACCGTCTACCGTATGCTCGCCCTCCTCCACCTCGCAGGCCTCCACCACGTCTTGTTCGGCCTGCTGTCGGCCGCTTACCACCCATCAGGAGCCATCCATTGAAGAGGCCTGTTGATATTAGAGATAGGCGGCCTGTTATGTCAATGCCAGATAGAGCTAGGCGTTTGCCCCCTCCAGAGAGATCTTATGACAGGAGGCCTCCAG CTCCAGTTTACCCAAAGAGAAGTCCAAGGAGAGAATACGTCAGGCGTGACGAGCTTCCTCCTCCAAGGAGCAGAGCTGCACTTGACTACAGCCCAAGAGTTCCAGTTGATAGACGTCCCACTTTCAGGGATGATTATTCACCCCAGGGATCAGGTTACTCAGACCTAGGTCCACGTAGTGCTCCTCGTCTTTCTGATAGGCGAGCATATCCTGATGATAGTTATGGTGGGAAGTTTGACCGGCCTTTACTGGCATATAGGGAGAGTCGGGGCCGTGATTATGACACCATTTCCGGATCAAAGCGTCCATATGCTGATATG GATGATGTGCCTCGGTATCAAGACATCAGTGTTCGTCAGTCCAAGGCACGGTTGAACTATGACGTTGGTGGTAGCAGTGCTCGGTATGGTGACACATATAGTGAGAG ACCTGGACGATCACATGTGGGATATAGTGGCAGTCGATCTATCTCTGGTCATGATTCAGCATATGGTAGCAGCCGTCATGGCGTGAGTTATGGAG GTTCTGCTAGCGGTGGTGATGCTACTGGAATGTACTCATCAGGTTACAGTGGTAGCTATGCGTCTCGTGGATCTGAT GTTGGTGGGAGTTCATATTCATCACTTTACACATCAGGCCGTAGTTTAGGTAGCGGCAATGGTGGCTACTATGGGGGTAGCGGTTCCGGTTCATATTACTAA
- the LOC120641399 gene encoding uncharacterized protein LOC120641399 isoform X1, with the protein MPPKSRRGGAAAARKAPATRGRVGRPQAAAEEAPLVEEVKEAPAEEVKVAEEAQKMVEELKRQPSAPPLSQQPEVEEKGSDATANGANHAEDEGAVKETYEEEDKGERLEFEDEPEYEEEAAVDYEEKDLEHYEEQYEDGDEEVEYTEDVVEVETDMADEELDEGGDDGEGEGYENADEEHHVDVDNEEHSEMVKEHRKRKEFEVFVGGLDKDATENDLRKVFGEVGDITEVRLMMNPVTKKNKGFAFLRYATVEQARRAVSELKNPLVRGKQCGVAPSHDNDTLFVGNICKTWTKEHLKDKLKSYGVENFDDLLLVEDSNNPGMNRGYALLEFSTRPEAMDAFRILQKRDVVFGVDRSAKVSFADSYPKVDDEIMAQVKTVFIDGLSPSWDEDRVKKYLKKYGAIEQVELARNMPAAKRKDFGFVTFDTHDNAVACAEGINNCEIGEGDHKAKVRARLSRPLQRPPRMKHGLRGNFRVGHGASRGDRLPYARPPPPRRPPPRLVRPAVGRLPPIRSHPLKRPVDIRDRRPVMSMPDRARRLPPPERSYDRRPPAPVYPKRSPRREYVRRDELPPPRSRAALDYSPRVPVDRRPTFRDDYSPQGSGYSDLGPRSAPRLSDRRAYPDDSYGGKFDRPLLAYRESRGRDYDTISGSKRPYADMDDVPRYQDISVRQSKARLNYDVGGSSARYGDTYSERPGRSHVGYSGSRSISGHDSAYGSSRHGVSYGAGSASGGDATGMYSSGYSGSYASRGSDVGGSSYSSLYTSGRSLGSGNGGYYGGSGSGSYY; encoded by the exons ATGCCGCCGAAGTCTAGgagaggcggcgccgccgcggcgaggaaGGCGCCGGCAACGAGGGGGCGGGTTGGGAGGCCGCAGGCTGCTGCGGAGGAGGCGCCGCTCGtggaggaggtgaaggaggCGCCCGCCGAGGAGGTGAAGGTCGCCGAGGAAGCCCAGAAGATGGTCGAGGAGCTGAAGCGCCAGccatcggcgccgccgctgtcgcaacagccggaggtggaggagaaAGGCTCCGATGCCACAGCCAACGGTGCCAACCACGCGGAAG ATGAGGGAGCTGTGAAAGAAACATATGAAGAAGAGGACAAAGGTGAACGACTAGAGTTTGAGGACGAACCAGAATACGAAGAGGAGGCTGCTGTGGACTACGAGGAGAAAGATTTGGAGCATTATGAAGAACAATATGAGGATGGTGATGAAGAGGTGGAGTATACTGAAGATGTGGTTGAAGTGGAGACTGATATGGCTGATGAGGAACTTGATGAAGGTGGCGATGATGGCGAAGGGGAAGGATATGAAAATGCTGATGAAGAACATCATGTGGATGTGGATAACGAAGAGCATAGTGAAATGGTCAAAGAGCACCGCAAGCGGAAGGAGTTTGAAGTTTTTGTTGGTGGGCTAGATAAAGATGCAACAGAAAATGACCTTAGGAAGGTTTTTGGTGAAGTTGGTGATATAACTGAAGTTCGCCTCATGATGAATCCTGtcacaaagaagaacaaaggcTTTGCCTTCCTGCGATATGCAACTGTGGAGCAAGCAAGGCGTGCTGTTTCAGAGCTAAAGAATCCACTG GTGCGGGGTAAACAGTGCGGTGTTGCACCAAGTCATGATAATGATACACTCTTCGTTGGCAATATCTGCAAAACATGGACAAAAGAACAT TTGAAGGACAAACTGAAGAGTTATGGAGTTGAGAATTTTGATGATTTACTACTGGTAGAGGATAGCAATAATCCAGGAATGAATCGTGGCTATGCTTTGCTCGAGTTTTCTACTCGACCTGAAGCAATGGATGCTTTCAGGATATTGCAGAAAAGGGATGTGGTTTTTGGAGTTGATCGTAGTGCAAAGGTTTCCTTTGCTGATTCCTACCCCAAAGTTGACGATGAAATAATGGCACAG GTCAAAACTGTATTTATTGATGGCCTTTCTCCCTCATGGGATGAAGACCGAGTTAAGAAATATCTCAAAAAATATGGAGCTATTGAGCAAGTGGAACTTGCTCGAAATATGCCGGCTGCCAAGAGAAAGGATTTTGGGTTTGTTACCTTTGATACTCATGATAATGCTGTTGCATGTGCCGAAGGGATAAACAATTGTGAGATTGGTGAAGGTGATCACAAG GCAAAAGTAAGAGCTAGATTGTCACGACCCCTACAGCGGCCTCCTAGAATGAAGCATGGGTTAAGAGGAAATTTTAGAGTTGGGCATGGTGCTTCCCGAGGTGACCGTCTACCGTATGCTCGCCCTCCTCCACCTCGCAGGCCTCCACCACGTCTTGTTCGGCCTGCTGTCGGCCGCTTACCACCCATCAGGAGCCATCCATTGAAGAGGCCTGTTGATATTAGAGATAGGCGGCCTGTTATGTCAATGCCAGATAGAGCTAGGCGTTTGCCCCCTCCAGAGAGATCTTATGACAGGAGGCCTCCAG CTCCAGTTTACCCAAAGAGAAGTCCAAGGAGAGAATACGTCAGGCGTGACGAGCTTCCTCCTCCAAGGAGCAGAGCTGCACTTGACTACAGCCCAAGAGTTCCAGTTGATAGACGTCCCACTTTCAGGGATGATTATTCACCCCAGGGATCAGGTTACTCAGACCTAGGTCCACGTAGTGCTCCTCGTCTTTCTGATAGGCGAGCATATCCTGATGATAGTTATGGTGGGAAGTTTGACCGGCCTTTACTGGCATATAGGGAGAGTCGGGGCCGTGATTATGACACCATTTCCGGATCAAAGCGTCCATATGCTGATATG GATGATGTGCCTCGGTATCAAGACATCAGTGTTCGTCAGTCCAAGGCACGGTTGAACTATGACGTTGGTGGTAGCAGTGCTCGGTATGGTGACACATATAGTGAGAG ACCTGGACGATCACATGTGGGATATAGTGGCAGTCGATCTATCTCTGGTCATGATTCAGCATATGGTAGCAGCCGTCATGGCGTGAGTTATGGAG CAGGTTCTGCTAGCGGTGGTGATGCTACTGGAATGTACTCATCAGGTTACAGTGGTAGCTATGCGTCTCGTGGATCTGAT GTTGGTGGGAGTTCATATTCATCACTTTACACATCAGGCCGTAGTTTAGGTAGCGGCAATGGTGGCTACTATGGGGGTAGCGGTTCCGGTTCATATTACTAA